One stretch of Priestia megaterium DNA includes these proteins:
- a CDS encoding beta-class carbonic anhydrase produces the protein MTCLSEVLKFNEKFVTNNQFEAFQTSKFPNKKIVILTCMDTRLLELLPKAMGLKNGDAKIVKNAGAVISHPFGSVMRSILVAVYALQADEVCVIGHHECGMTGMKAEAILASAEQRGISTEQIRNLKYAGIDLESWLTGFECVEDSVENSVDMIRNHPLLPKDVLVSGMVIHPSTGKLDVVVNGYSQGRAETVSS, from the coding sequence ATGACTTGTCTATCTGAAGTTTTAAAGTTTAATGAAAAATTTGTAACAAATAATCAATTTGAGGCTTTTCAAACATCCAAATTTCCTAACAAAAAAATAGTGATCTTAACTTGTATGGATACACGTTTGTTAGAATTACTTCCTAAAGCCATGGGGCTAAAAAATGGAGATGCAAAAATAGTTAAAAATGCCGGAGCTGTTATCTCCCATCCCTTTGGCAGCGTCATGAGAAGTATATTAGTTGCCGTCTACGCTTTGCAAGCTGATGAAGTATGTGTCATCGGTCATCATGAATGTGGAATGACGGGCATGAAAGCTGAAGCTATTTTAGCCTCTGCTGAACAAAGAGGGATTAGCACGGAACAGATTCGTAATCTAAAATATGCTGGTATTGATTTAGAATCATGGCTGACTGGGTTTGAATGTGTAGAAGATAGTGTCGAAAACAGTGTGGATATGATTCGAAATCACCCTTTATTACCGAAAGACGTGCTTGTTTCTGGAATGGTTATTCATCCCTCAACAGGAAAACTTGACGTCGTTGTAAACGGCTATTCCCAAGGCCGAGCTGAAACCGTAAGCTCATGA